Proteins encoded together in one Desulfovibrio sp. UCD-KL4C window:
- a CDS encoding ABC transporter substrate-binding protein, with protein sequence MILENGLMISRSKFRCLPLLWLTVLSIFFLWGCSGDTEKESSKLKVGVIAVTSGELFRKGSYVVTAVRYATDKVNAEGGIDISGVNHLVELYPADSGGSPEIAAQLAHRLIEKDKVSVIVGGVSSSVALAIADVCEKKKVPFITPVASTTKLTKFKYSFRVSYTSSVQAAAIATFVSKDLNREPVAVLYGADNPYSVELATLFKKNYENDGGAVIALAHYPQGAREYGKQLKKIIATHPKILFLPNNTKKIQIQAMQARQLGFKGTFLGGDSWDPVDLLRNKVFNNSYFTDHWFPGLSIAGSAKFEADYKKKNGVDATEVEALSYDAVMSLFVAVKYANSTNPVAIREGLIDMPPYAGVTGKFDYNNNGDPDKDVFISNIKNGKVILSNTIFTK encoded by the coding sequence ATGATTTTAGAAAATGGATTGATGATTTCACGCTCCAAATTTAGATGTCTGCCTCTTTTGTGGCTGACTGTCTTAAGTATATTTTTTTTATGGGGCTGCTCCGGTGACACAGAGAAAGAAAGTTCTAAACTAAAAGTTGGAGTCATTGCGGTTACCAGCGGTGAGCTCTTTAGAAAAGGTTCATATGTTGTAACAGCTGTCCGCTATGCAACTGATAAAGTTAATGCAGAGGGCGGAATTGACATTTCAGGTGTTAACCATCTGGTAGAGTTGTATCCGGCTGATAGTGGAGGTTCTCCTGAGATTGCAGCTCAGCTAGCTCATCGTTTGATTGAGAAAGATAAAGTTTCAGTTATTGTCGGGGGAGTGAGTAGCTCTGTTGCACTTGCTATCGCCGATGTCTGTGAAAAAAAGAAAGTTCCCTTCATAACTCCTGTCGCAAGTACTACAAAACTCACAAAATTTAAGTATTCATTCAGAGTTTCATATACAAGTTCTGTACAAGCTGCAGCCATTGCGACATTTGTAAGCAAAGATTTGAACCGAGAACCTGTTGCAGTTCTATATGGGGCTGATAATCCTTATAGTGTTGAGTTGGCCACATTATTTAAAAAGAATTATGAAAATGACGGTGGAGCTGTTATTGCCTTAGCGCATTACCCACAAGGTGCCCGTGAGTACGGTAAACAGCTAAAAAAAATTATCGCAACTCACCCTAAAATTTTATTCCTACCTAACAATACTAAAAAAATACAGATACAAGCTATGCAGGCCAGACAGCTCGGCTTTAAAGGAACTTTTTTAGGAGGAGATTCATGGGATCCTGTAGATTTGCTTAGAAATAAAGTTTTCAATAATAGCTACTTTACAGATCATTGGTTTCCAGGGCTTTCAATAGCTGGATCAGCAAAATTTGAAGCAGATTATAAGAAAAAAAATGGGGTGGATGCGACAGAAGTTGAAGCCTTATCCTACGATGCTGTAATGAGTCTTTTCGTCGCAGTAAAATATGCAAACTCAACAAATCCTGTTGCAATACGTGAAGGGTTGATTGATATGCCTCCATACGCCGGAGTAACAGGAAAATTTGATTATAATAACAACGGCGATCCCGACAAAGACGTTTTTATTTCAAATATTAAGAACGGGAAGGTCATTTTAAGTAATACTATTTTTACTAAGTAA
- a CDS encoding iron-sulfur cluster carrier protein MrpORP — translation MSDQACGSCSSSGSGCSSQGCSPEDAKLKKTLSRIKHKIVVISGKGGVGKSTVATNIAVALSLAGKQVGLLDVDVHGPSVPRLLCLEDQKPHIGHEIIEPISYSKNLWVMSLGFMLPSKDDPVIWRGPVKIGLIKQFVQDVAWGDLDFLVVDCPPGTGDEPLSALQTLGSDAHAVIVTTPQGVAIDDVRRSVNFCKQVGNPILGIVENMSGFVCPDCGSIHNIFNTGGGEELAKEMGVKFLGKIPLDPEVGRSGDEGYPMVRVDHEGATGQALGAIVKPMLDLTESLQENLKMPSLDDLKGKNGMVRIAVPVAGGKLCMHFGHCEQFALVDVDTLTKGVVSINMETPPPHEPGVIPKWIADQNVQLVLAGGMGAKAQTMFTDAGVRVIVGSPAEAPENVVANYLAGTLVTGQNTCDH, via the coding sequence ATGAGCGATCAAGCTTGCGGAAGTTGTTCTTCCTCCGGTTCAGGATGTTCATCTCAGGGTTGCAGCCCTGAAGATGCGAAGCTAAAAAAAACGCTTTCCAGAATTAAACATAAGATTGTTGTTATTTCAGGTAAAGGCGGAGTAGGCAAAAGCACTGTTGCAACAAACATTGCTGTGGCTCTTTCCCTTGCCGGAAAACAAGTAGGTCTGCTTGATGTTGACGTTCATGGTCCAAGTGTCCCTAGGTTACTTTGTCTTGAAGATCAGAAACCGCATATCGGTCACGAAATCATTGAACCGATCTCATACAGCAAAAATCTATGGGTAATGTCTCTCGGCTTCATGCTTCCAAGTAAAGACGATCCTGTTATATGGCGTGGCCCTGTAAAAATCGGTTTAATCAAACAGTTTGTACAGGACGTGGCATGGGGAGATCTTGATTTCCTCGTTGTAGACTGCCCTCCCGGAACAGGTGACGAACCTCTTTCCGCTCTCCAGACACTGGGATCTGATGCACATGCTGTAATCGTTACAACTCCACAAGGTGTTGCTATTGATGACGTTCGTCGCTCAGTTAATTTCTGCAAACAGGTCGGTAATCCCATCCTCGGAATTGTTGAAAACATGAGTGGCTTTGTTTGTCCTGACTGCGGCAGCATTCATAATATCTTCAACACCGGCGGTGGTGAAGAGCTTGCAAAAGAAATGGGCGTAAAATTCCTTGGCAAAATCCCTCTCGATCCTGAAGTTGGACGTTCAGGCGATGAAGGTTACCCAATGGTCAGAGTTGACCATGAAGGTGCAACAGGACAGGCATTAGGCGCAATTGTAAAGCCAATGCTCGACCTAACAGAATCATTACAGGAAAATTTAAAAATGCCTTCTCTTGATGATCTTAAAGGCAAAAACGGCATGGTAAGAATCGCTGTCCCTGTCGCAGGCGGCAAGCTCTGCATGCATTTTGGACATTGCGAGCAGTTTGCGCTGGTAGATGTTGATACTTTGACCAAAGGCGTTGTATCCATAAATATGGAAACACCTCCACCTCATGAGCCTGGCGTTATCCCTAAATGGATTGCAGACCAAAATGTACAGCTTGTACTTGCCGGAGGAATGGGCGCAAAAGCGCAGACCATGTTCACTGATGCAGGCGTAAGAGTAATTGTTGGCTCTCCGGCAGAAGCTCCTGAAAATGTTGTTGCCAATTATCTTGCAGGAACACTTGTTACCGGACAAAACACCTGCGATCACTAA
- a CDS encoding NifB/NifX family molybdenum-iron cluster-binding protein, with translation MKIAISCQGPNLSDSVDPRFGRAKGFCVLDTDNGSHEYVDNTQNLEAPQGAGIQAAQNVAATGAKSIITGHVGPKAFTALDKGKIKVYLIEGGTVEEAFAAYKGGKLEEASGADKPGHW, from the coding sequence ATGAAAATTGCAATTAGCTGCCAAGGCCCCAACCTCAGTGACTCAGTAGATCCACGTTTCGGACGCGCCAAAGGCTTTTGTGTTTTAGACACAGATAACGGCTCACATGAATATGTAGATAACACACAAAATCTGGAAGCTCCGCAGGGAGCAGGAATTCAGGCTGCACAAAATGTAGCCGCAACAGGCGCAAAAAGTATCATTACCGGACATGTCGGCCCTAAGGCTTTCACTGCTCTGGATAAAGGTAAAATCAAAGTATACCTCATTGAAGGCGGTACGGTTGAAGAAGCTTTTGCTGCTTACAAGGGCGGTAAACTGGAAGAAGCTTCCGGTGCTGACAAGCCAGGACATTGGTAG
- a CDS encoding dinitrogenase iron-molybdenum cofactor biosynthesis protein, whose product MFRLIDNKICPAGLLTLPSKDPKDRTSATLTCGATYLICGAICGCTRNALENSGIKVVPWVRGTIDEILEACRLNMLEKFIMPGCAGRARQQGRCHQKKGNGLNSNHRLKEK is encoded by the coding sequence ATGTTCCGGTTAATAGACAATAAAATTTGCCCCGCAGGTCTTCTAACCCTTCCCTCAAAGGACCCGAAGGACAGAACATCCGCCACTTTGACCTGCGGAGCAACATATCTCATATGCGGTGCTATTTGCGGCTGCACGCGGAACGCTCTGGAAAATTCCGGAATTAAAGTCGTTCCATGGGTAAGAGGTACAATTGATGAAATCCTCGAAGCATGCAGACTGAATATGCTGGAAAAATTCATCATGCCTGGTTGTGCTGGTAGGGCAAGACAACAAGGCAGATGCCACCAAAAAAAAGGTAACGGACTTAATTCCAATCACCGACTCAAGGAGAAATAA
- a CDS encoding sigma 54-interacting transcriptional regulator, whose protein sequence is MKFPSNLPCSAVLDSLADGVFTVDKEWNVTFFNEAASRITGIPCEEAVGSKCWEVFHSSLCDGDCALRSCMKHNGRLSNKSIFFIHADGKKVPVSISAAPLVDAGGKTIGGVESFRDLSDIQIMRREVHDSWRFEDIIGKSKPLTKVFTIMPQVSKSEATVLLLGESGTGKELFARAIHNLSDRKHGPFIAVNCGALPDNLLESELFGYKAGAFTDARKDKPGRFELAAGGTIFLDEIGDMPPKLQVKLLRVLQEKTFEPLGATSSINANVRIVAATNRNLAELVKNGTFRQDLFYRLNVVTLNLPSLKQRPEDIPLLINHFINRLNALQGKTIEGISEDALQIFMRHPYPGNVRELENILEFAFILCPSGFIQIEHLPEYLQPQVKNQLTHEDRAMTLEEIKCLAISRALERNNGKKMATCRELGISKDTLRRSIARCEEKGA, encoded by the coding sequence ATGAAATTTCCCAGCAACCTTCCTTGTTCTGCCGTGCTTGACTCACTTGCAGACGGGGTCTTCACTGTAGACAAAGAATGGAACGTTACTTTTTTTAATGAAGCAGCAAGCAGAATTACAGGCATCCCCTGTGAGGAAGCTGTCGGTTCAAAGTGTTGGGAAGTATTCCATTCCAGTCTATGTGACGGAGACTGCGCACTGCGCTCCTGCATGAAACACAACGGGCGTCTCAGCAACAAATCCATCTTCTTCATTCACGCTGACGGTAAAAAAGTCCCCGTATCCATCAGCGCGGCCCCACTTGTTGACGCCGGCGGTAAGACCATCGGCGGAGTTGAGAGCTTTCGCGATCTTTCTGATATTCAAATCATGCGTCGCGAAGTTCATGACTCATGGCGTTTTGAAGATATTATAGGAAAAAGTAAGCCGCTTACCAAAGTTTTTACGATTATGCCGCAGGTGAGTAAAAGTGAAGCTACGGTCCTGCTTCTTGGAGAATCAGGTACAGGAAAAGAACTTTTTGCAAGGGCCATACACAATTTAAGTGACCGTAAGCACGGACCTTTTATTGCTGTAAACTGCGGAGCTCTGCCGGACAATCTACTTGAGTCAGAACTTTTTGGATATAAGGCCGGAGCCTTTACTGATGCCCGCAAAGACAAACCGGGACGTTTTGAACTTGCTGCAGGCGGAACTATTTTTCTTGATGAAATAGGTGACATGCCACCGAAACTTCAAGTAAAACTGCTCAGAGTTCTTCAAGAAAAGACTTTTGAGCCACTTGGAGCTACCTCCAGCATAAATGCTAATGTTAGAATTGTGGCGGCTACCAACCGGAATTTAGCAGAACTTGTTAAGAATGGAACATTCCGTCAGGATCTTTTTTACAGACTGAACGTTGTGACCTTAAATCTTCCTTCTCTTAAACAACGCCCTGAAGATATTCCGCTTTTAATAAACCACTTCATAAACAGACTAAATGCACTGCAAGGTAAAACGATTGAAGGAATCTCCGAAGATGCCTTACAAATATTCATGCGCCACCCCTACCCCGGCAATGTTCGAGAACTTGAAAATATCCTCGAATTTGCCTTTATCCTCTGCCCGTCAGGATTTATTCAAATTGAACACCTGCCGGAATATCTACAGCCTCAGGTAAAAAACCAGCTTACGCACGAAGATAGAGCCATGACTCTCGAAGAAATTAAATGTCTTGCTATCAGCCGTGCTCTTGAAAGAAATAACGGCAAAAAGATGGCTACTTGCAGAGAACTAGGTATCTCCAAAGATACTTTGCGCAGATCTATTGCCCGCTGCGAAGAAAAAGGCGCATAA
- the hypB gene encoding hydrogenase nickel incorporation protein HypB has translation MGEVPVIRNILEANDRIAEQLNSFFTENKILCLNLMSSPGSGKTSLLEKTLADLKDEFKMAVIEGDLQTDNDARRVAATGAQAVQINTEGGCHLNSSQVKEALSLIETEGLDILFVENVGNLVCPAEFNVGEDHKVTLLTVTEGDDKPEKYPLMFHISSVMILNKTDLLPYVDFDLENAKRHARKLNADISIFPLSCRTREGLEDWYQWLREARAKKA, from the coding sequence ATGGGTGAAGTTCCTGTTATAAGAAATATTCTAGAAGCAAATGATCGAATTGCAGAACAACTGAATAGTTTTTTTACTGAAAATAAAATCCTGTGTCTTAACCTCATGAGTTCTCCTGGATCTGGTAAAACCAGCCTTCTTGAAAAGACCCTTGCTGACCTCAAAGATGAGTTCAAAATGGCGGTTATTGAAGGTGATTTACAGACAGATAACGATGCACGCCGCGTAGCAGCAACGGGAGCTCAGGCTGTTCAGATCAATACTGAAGGAGGCTGTCACCTCAACTCAAGTCAGGTCAAAGAAGCTCTTTCTTTAATTGAGACTGAAGGGCTTGATATCCTTTTTGTTGAAAACGTGGGCAACCTTGTTTGTCCTGCTGAATTTAATGTCGGAGAAGATCATAAAGTAACCTTGCTGACAGTGACTGAGGGCGATGATAAACCTGAAAAGTACCCTCTCATGTTCCATATTTCTTCTGTTATGATTCTTAACAAAACTGATCTTCTTCCTTATGTTGATTTTGACCTTGAAAATGCTAAAAGACATGCCCGCAAGCTAAATGCGGACATCTCTATCTTCCCGCTTTCATGTCGCACTCGCGAAGGGCTTGAAGATTGGTACCAGTGGCTCAGAGAAGCCAGAGCTAAAAAAGCTTAA
- a CDS encoding hydrogenase maturation nickel metallochaperone HypA, with product MHEMSIAQSILAIVQEEMEKHPDATLKKVIVANGALAGIVSDALIFGWEAVTVETPLEGSVLVVNEIPIKVSCGGCQKEFIPEDKLYMPCPDCGLEIGHKVLQGKELQIEGLEID from the coding sequence ATGCATGAAATGTCAATCGCTCAAAGTATACTTGCAATAGTCCAAGAGGAAATGGAGAAGCACCCAGATGCCACACTCAAAAAAGTAATTGTGGCTAACGGAGCTCTTGCGGGAATCGTCTCAGACGCTTTGATCTTTGGATGGGAAGCCGTTACCGTAGAGACACCTCTCGAAGGTTCTGTTCTCGTTGTTAATGAAATACCTATAAAAGTCAGTTGCGGCGGTTGCCAAAAAGAGTTCATCCCTGAGGATAAGCTTTACATGCCCTGTCCAGACTGTGGCCTTGAAATAGGACATAAGGTTCTTCAAGGTAAGGAATTACAAATCGAAGGATTAGAGATCGATTAA
- a CDS encoding CBS domain-containing protein yields MYVGLKMLKDFVTVTPETLVKDANKLLEDNQLWMLLVKEGEELIGYVTKEDVRAALPSVITSLEKHELGYLLNKITVKEVVRKSITTIPPETDIESAADLMYEMNLSGLAVVDKDGKLIGYINRNKMLEVLVEEMGLKQGGSRIVVEAEERTGVLYELAGIISNMKYSIISTGLFLYKNRRMVVVRVDTDDPSPIIELLRERGHKVVGPDSFKHEWKS; encoded by the coding sequence ATGTATGTAGGACTGAAAATGCTCAAGGATTTTGTTACAGTAACTCCTGAAACTTTAGTGAAGGATGCGAACAAACTTCTCGAAGATAATCAGTTGTGGATGCTTCTTGTCAAAGAAGGTGAAGAGCTGATTGGTTATGTCACCAAAGAGGACGTCCGGGCAGCTCTGCCATCCGTCATAACTTCTCTTGAAAAACATGAGCTCGGTTATTTGCTTAACAAGATCACTGTCAAAGAAGTCGTCCGTAAAAGTATAACCACAATTCCTCCTGAAACAGATATCGAATCGGCTGCAGACCTTATGTACGAGATGAATCTCTCAGGTCTAGCCGTTGTAGATAAAGATGGAAAGTTGATCGGTTATATCAACCGGAATAAAATGTTGGAAGTTCTCGTTGAAGAAATGGGGCTTAAGCAAGGCGGTTCGCGCATTGTAGTTGAAGCGGAAGAAAGAACTGGAGTTCTGTATGAACTCGCAGGTATTATTTCAAATATGAAATACAGTATTATCAGCACAGGACTATTTCTCTATAAAAACCGCAGAATGGTGGTTGTTCGTGTAGATACTGATGACCCTTCTCCTATAATCGAATTGTTAAGGGAACGCGGGCATAAAGTTGTAGGTCCGGATTCATTTAAACATGAATGGAAATCATAG
- a CDS encoding IscA/HesB family protein: MIEITEAATKQLESYFADKEKAPIRIYLATGGUAGPRLALALDEPKDTDENLDAAGFNFVIDKELNGKGSPFKVDLSYSGFVITSAMEMGGGSECGSCSGSCG, from the coding sequence ATGATTGAAATTACAGAAGCTGCCACCAAACAGCTAGAAAGCTATTTTGCTGATAAAGAAAAAGCTCCCATTCGCATCTACCTCGCCACAGGCGGCTGAGCAGGCCCTAGATTGGCATTGGCTCTGGATGAGCCAAAAGACACTGATGAGAACCTTGATGCAGCGGGATTCAACTTTGTGATAGACAAAGAACTTAACGGAAAAGGAAGTCCTTTCAAAGTAGACCTGAGCTATAGCGGATTTGTTATTACTTCTGCTATGGAAATGGGCGGCGGAAGCGAATGCGGCTCATGTTCAGGAAGCTGCGGTTAA
- a CDS encoding TetR/AcrR family transcriptional regulator, whose amino-acid sequence MKTKDLILETAKEMISQVGFHRATTSNLAKAANISEGTIYRHFESKEDILLHILTGLENEFSYYIESIHQKIDKDECSFDLIMSEYFDFVTANEVDLKIMLSTYGLLDSSKRLMAIFLKNLELILGECIKAGIKKGAVKDVPVEENATVVMTIIFGLTRLHLYWPGQSDVRAEAIAFCRRSLLK is encoded by the coding sequence ATGAAGACTAAAGATCTCATCCTGGAAACAGCCAAAGAAATGATTTCACAGGTGGGTTTTCATAGAGCAACTACTTCTAATTTAGCTAAAGCAGCTAATATCTCAGAAGGAACCATATACAGGCACTTTGAAAGTAAAGAGGATATTCTTCTTCACATTCTCACAGGGCTTGAAAATGAATTTTCATATTATATTGAAAGCATTCATCAGAAAATTGATAAAGACGAATGCTCATTTGATTTGATAATGTCAGAATATTTTGATTTTGTTACAGCCAATGAAGTTGACCTTAAGATCATGCTTTCCACATATGGGTTGCTGGATTCTTCTAAACGCTTGATGGCTATTTTCCTTAAGAATCTTGAACTTATTCTTGGTGAATGCATTAAGGCAGGAATCAAAAAAGGTGCCGTTAAAGATGTGCCTGTGGAAGAAAATGCCACAGTCGTCATGACTATTATTTTCGGATTGACTAGACTTCACCTGTACTGGCCTGGGCAAAGTGATGTTCGCGCAGAAGCTATTGCTTTTTGCCGTCGCAGTCTGCTCAAATAG
- a CDS encoding copper-translocating P-type ATPase, translating to MNTLFEIKGMTCSACSSRLERVINNVDGVKHASVNLATESLSVNFDNESVSTAELIKMVEDAGFEATEKIAGTEILLPISGMTCSACSSRLERVLNNTDGIIKTGVSLPGETATIKFNSAIISLREIRQAIKDIGFEAGEIESAQNAHKNFEIRREESAAKLALMKKKLIYALVFTIPLLIITMGHMIGMGLPSFISPHESPLGFALVQLFLTLPVIWFGKDFYTHGIPNIMRGAPNMDSLIAVGTSAAFVYSFWNLVEIAIGVDPMAKAMDLYFESAATIITLILLGKFQEGRAKSRTSEAIEKLMDLTPAMAILLENGKQISTPIEEIGAGDNILIRPGDRVGADGTVYEGRSELDESMLTGESMPVSKTAGDSVASGTVNTGGGALKVRVKNVGENTVLSRIIKLVQEAQGSKAPISSLADTVSFYFVPTVMAVAVLSGLSWYVFSAEPFSFALRIFISVMVIACPCAMGLATPTAIMVGTGRGAQLGVLVKSGEALETAGKINTMIFDKTGTLTYGQPELVDIFLADGQNAEELLSLAASAEQQSEHPLAKAVLRAAEKKELSLPETTSFNGVAGLGIATKTDGHSMLLGNKEYLSRNFVAALDGKNAVEAASRFESAGQSPLYIAIDEKLAAIMAIADKIKKEAPATIKNLHALGVKTVMLTGDNEKVARTIAKSAGIDEVVAQVMPDRKAEVVNREKAKGRKVAMVGDGINDAPALASADLGIAMGTGIDVAIESGDIVLMKGELTGVLTALALSRATVRNIKQNLFWAFAFNILGIPIAAGVLYIFGGPTLSPMFAAAAMSISSVTVVTNALRLKFFTV from the coding sequence ATGAATACACTTTTTGAAATAAAAGGGATGACCTGCTCGGCATGTTCATCAAGACTCGAAAGGGTCATCAATAACGTGGATGGAGTTAAGCATGCCAGCGTCAATCTGGCTACTGAATCCTTAAGCGTAAATTTTGATAATGAGTCGGTTTCAACCGCTGAACTCATTAAAATGGTTGAGGATGCTGGATTTGAAGCTACTGAAAAAATTGCAGGAACAGAGATCCTTTTGCCTATATCCGGCATGACCTGCTCGGCTTGTTCATCAAGACTTGAACGGGTTTTAAATAATACGGACGGAATAATCAAAACAGGAGTCAGCCTACCCGGAGAAACTGCAACTATAAAATTTAATTCAGCGATTATTTCACTAAGGGAAATAAGACAAGCCATAAAAGATATCGGGTTCGAAGCCGGAGAAATAGAATCTGCGCAGAATGCTCATAAAAATTTTGAAATCAGACGTGAAGAAAGTGCAGCAAAATTAGCTTTAATGAAAAAAAAGCTGATTTATGCTTTAGTATTCACCATTCCTTTGCTCATCATAACAATGGGGCACATGATTGGTATGGGGCTGCCTTCTTTTATAAGTCCGCATGAATCTCCTCTAGGATTTGCCCTCGTTCAACTTTTCTTGACTTTACCTGTAATCTGGTTCGGTAAAGATTTCTACACCCATGGTATCCCGAACATTATGCGCGGCGCTCCAAACATGGATTCATTGATCGCAGTAGGAACATCTGCGGCGTTTGTATATTCCTTCTGGAACCTTGTTGAAATTGCAATCGGTGTTGATCCTATGGCAAAAGCCATGGATCTTTATTTCGAGTCCGCCGCAACGATTATTACGCTTATTCTGCTAGGAAAATTTCAAGAAGGACGTGCTAAATCACGCACTTCAGAAGCCATTGAAAAATTAATGGATCTGACTCCGGCAATGGCCATCCTACTCGAAAACGGTAAACAGATTTCAACTCCGATCGAAGAAATCGGAGCCGGTGATAATATTCTGATTCGCCCCGGTGACAGAGTCGGCGCGGACGGAACTGTGTATGAAGGACGCTCTGAACTGGATGAATCAATGCTCACAGGTGAGAGCATGCCTGTATCAAAAACGGCCGGAGACTCCGTTGCAAGTGGTACGGTAAATACAGGCGGCGGAGCACTAAAAGTACGGGTGAAAAATGTCGGAGAAAACACTGTTCTTTCGCGCATTATTAAACTCGTTCAAGAAGCTCAAGGGTCCAAAGCTCCTATTTCCAGCCTTGCGGATACTGTGAGTTTTTATTTCGTGCCTACGGTAATGGCTGTTGCGGTTCTTTCCGGTCTCAGTTGGTACGTTTTCAGTGCAGAACCTTTTTCTTTTGCCCTGCGCATTTTCATCAGCGTAATGGTTATTGCCTGCCCGTGCGCAATGGGCCTTGCTACCCCGACAGCAATTATGGTCGGAACAGGACGCGGAGCTCAGCTCGGTGTACTTGTTAAATCAGGTGAAGCTCTTGAAACAGCTGGCAAAATTAACACCATGATCTTCGACAAGACAGGCACTTTAACTTACGGTCAGCCAGAGCTAGTCGATATATTTCTAGCGGATGGACAAAATGCAGAAGAACTGCTGTCTCTCGCAGCTTCAGCAGAACAGCAGTCTGAACACCCCCTTGCGAAAGCAGTTCTGCGCGCGGCTGAAAAAAAAGAATTATCTCTACCCGAAACAACTTCATTTAATGGAGTAGCAGGGCTCGGCATTGCAACAAAGACAGACGGACACTCAATGCTGCTTGGCAATAAAGAATACCTGAGTCGTAATTTTGTAGCAGCGCTTGATGGTAAAAACGCTGTGGAAGCAGCCTCTCGCTTCGAATCGGCAGGACAAAGCCCACTTTATATAGCCATAGACGAAAAACTTGCCGCAATAATGGCAATTGCTGATAAAATTAAAAAAGAAGCTCCTGCGACAATAAAAAATCTTCACGCCTTAGGCGTAAAAACTGTCATGCTTACCGGAGACAACGAAAAAGTTGCCAGAACAATAGCAAAAAGCGCGGGAATCGATGAAGTAGTCGCACAAGTAATGCCGGACCGCAAAGCCGAAGTTGTTAACAGAGAAAAAGCTAAAGGAAGAAAAGTAGCAATGGTGGGTGACGGAATCAACGATGCTCCGGCTCTTGCCTCAGCGGATCTTGGAATTGCTATGGGAACAGGAATTGATGTTGCCATTGAATCAGGCGATATAGTGCTGATGAAAGGGGAACTAACAGGAGTTCTAACAGCTTTAGCACTCAGCCGGGCTACTGTTAGAAACATCAAGCAGAACCTTTTCTGGGCCTTTGCTTTCAATATACTGGGAATTCCAATTGCGGCAGGGGTGCTCTACATTTTCGGTGGGCCGACTCTTTCACCTATGTTTGCCGCTGCGGCAATGTCGATCAGTTCAGTAACTGTCGTTACAAATGCACTGAGGCTGAAATTTTTTACAGTTTGA
- the pyrR gene encoding bifunctional pyr operon transcriptional regulator/uracil phosphoribosyltransferase PyrR, giving the protein MQKQKIILSEKDISRTLDRLASEVTERRGDCEKLAIIGIQRRGADLAQRLKDLLDNRLGRKIPLGKLDINLYRDDWTNLSRQPSINCTEIPFDIEGASIILVDDVLFSGRTIRAALEAILDFGRPRRVELLVLIDRGHRELPIRADYVGKEVRTGEDEHVNVLVKEHDDEDKVVLILPE; this is encoded by the coding sequence ATGCAAAAACAAAAGATTATCCTTTCAGAAAAAGATATATCCCGTACGCTTGATAGACTTGCTTCTGAGGTTACCGAGCGCCGCGGTGACTGCGAAAAGCTTGCCATTATAGGGATTCAGCGTCGCGGCGCAGATTTGGCTCAGAGGCTTAAGGACCTGCTCGACAATCGACTTGGAAGGAAAATCCCCCTCGGCAAGCTTGATATCAATCTTTACCGTGACGATTGGACAAATTTAAGCCGCCAACCGAGTATTAATTGTACAGAAATACCTTTTGATATTGAAGGCGCATCAATTATTCTTGTTGATGACGTCCTTTTCTCAGGAAGAACAATTCGTGCGGCTCTTGAAGCTATTCTAGATTTCGGCAGACCCCGTAGAGTTGAGCTGCTGGTACTTATTGATCGCGGACACCGTGAGCTGCCTATTCGTGCTGATTATGTAGGGAAGGAAGTGCGGACAGGTGAAGATGAGCATGTAAATGTTCTTGTAAAAGAGCATGATGATGAAGATAAAGTTGTGCTTATTCTGCCTGAATAA